From Micromonospora sp. NBC_01699, a single genomic window includes:
- a CDS encoding phosphatidylserine decarboxylase yields MTQSPAVPTPAPQGPVRLGERAARTLTAELARHHGSKTALLVGAQADTAVLDAAISALLPGDLLTVVPAEPGDTTRLRAHIAAYGPWVADRIQIVNDITDAQPAEIVLAALPLTGTVDETRATLAQLDAQLVKGGVLAVSVPAMPGKTEGADTELDRQAALFGVGTDLVVLNQPPLRIHRLRYTPADVSTAARLAPVYRPSSVPITRTMHIDSNGVAAAGIALGLAALAKLTRPKSRLWLVPALAAAPVAAFFRDPERDLPDDESAVVAAADGRVLSVERLTDERFGDGEFLRIAVFLSVLDVHVNRSPVAGKVVDYFVADGGFAAAMRPAAEHNVAAYTVLETERGTVVVAQRTGLIARRIVQRAPVGSLLARGERIGLIRFGSRTDVYLPAEAADPLVGPGDRVIGGASVIARWS; encoded by the coding sequence ATGACCCAGTCCCCCGCCGTGCCCACCCCCGCTCCGCAGGGGCCGGTCCGCCTCGGCGAGCGGGCCGCCCGTACGCTCACCGCCGAACTGGCCCGACACCACGGGTCGAAGACCGCACTGCTGGTCGGGGCACAGGCGGACACCGCGGTGCTCGACGCCGCGATCAGCGCCCTGCTCCCCGGTGACCTGCTCACCGTCGTACCGGCCGAGCCGGGGGACACGACGCGGCTCCGCGCGCACATCGCCGCCTACGGCCCCTGGGTGGCGGACCGGATCCAGATCGTCAACGACATCACCGACGCCCAACCCGCGGAGATCGTGCTGGCCGCCCTCCCGCTGACCGGCACCGTCGACGAGACCCGGGCCACCCTGGCCCAGCTGGACGCACAGCTGGTCAAGGGTGGGGTGCTGGCCGTGTCGGTGCCGGCGATGCCCGGCAAGACCGAGGGCGCCGACACCGAACTCGACCGGCAGGCCGCGCTCTTCGGCGTCGGTACCGACCTGGTCGTACTGAACCAACCACCGCTGCGGATCCACCGGCTCCGGTACACCCCGGCGGATGTCTCGACCGCCGCCCGGCTGGCACCGGTCTACCGGCCGTCCAGCGTCCCGATCACCCGAACCATGCACATCGACTCGAACGGTGTCGCCGCCGCCGGAATCGCCCTCGGCCTGGCGGCACTGGCCAAGCTCACCCGGCCGAAGTCCCGGCTCTGGCTGGTGCCCGCACTGGCCGCCGCCCCGGTGGCCGCGTTCTTCCGGGATCCCGAGCGTGACCTGCCCGACGACGAGTCGGCCGTGGTCGCCGCCGCCGACGGCCGGGTGCTGTCGGTCGAACGGCTCACCGACGAGCGGTTCGGCGACGGCGAGTTCCTCCGGATCGCCGTTTTCCTCTCCGTACTGGACGTGCACGTCAACCGGTCACCGGTGGCCGGCAAGGTGGTCGACTACTTCGTCGCCGACGGTGGCTTCGCCGCCGCGATGAGGCCGGCCGCGGAGCACAACGTTGCCGCGTACACGGTGCTGGAGACCGAACGGGGCACGGTCGTGGTGGCGCAACGGACCGGGCTGATCGCCCGCCGGATCGTGCAGCGCGCGCCGGTGGGGTCACTGTTGGCCAGGGGTGAACGGATCGGTCTGATCCGGTTCGGTTCGCGCACCGACGTCTACCTGCCCGCCGAGGCGGCCGACCCGCTGGTCGGACCGGGCGACAGGGTGATCGGCGGTGCGTCGGTGATCGCCCGCTGGAGCTGA